One window from the genome of Pyxicephalus adspersus chromosome 6, UCB_Pads_2.0, whole genome shotgun sequence encodes:
- the SPRING1 gene encoding SREBP regulating gene protein isoform X2, producing the protein MGAGGCVWTFSDIFSHQYIQAERTVRDRTLLETRDEEQSIRWKIQFNLGNSSRVRDQCRNSVQGKLLITDDLGYVCERKELLANGCCNINMASTKQYNCESCLPNGCCSVYEYCVSCCLQPNKQHILERFLNRAARGFQNLFLAVEDHFELCLAKCRTSSQSVQHENTYRNPVAKYCYGENPPELLPL; encoded by the exons ATGGGTGCTGGGGGTTGTGTTTGGACTTTCTCTGATATATTTTCTCACCAGTACATTCAAGCAG AAAGAACAGTAAGAGACAGAACACTACTGGAGACACGTGATGAAGAACAAAGCATTCGCTGGAAAATTCAGTTCAATTTGGGAAACAGCAGCCGGGTCAGAGATCAGTGCCGGAATTCTGTTCAAGGAAAACTGCTTATTACAGATGACTTAG ggtaTGTCTGTGAGCGCAAAGAGCTGCTAGCAAATGGATGCTGCAATATTAACATGGCCAGCACCAAACAGTATAACTGTGAAAGCTGCCTACCCAATGGGTGCTGCAGTGTGTATGAGTACTGTGTATCTTGCTGCCTCCAGCCTAATAAG CAACATATCTTGGAGCGTTTTCTAAACCGGGCTGCTAGGGGGTTCCAGAACTTATTTCTAGCAGTAGAAGACCACTTTGAATTGTGTTTAGCCAAATGTCGAACATCCTCACAG agTGTCCAGCATGAGAATACTTACAGGAATCCAGTTGCAAAATACTGTTATGGAGAAAATCCCCCAGAACTTCTTCCTCTctga
- the SPRING1 gene encoding SREBP regulating gene protein isoform X1: MLNLLSMVWRKILRKRWVLGVVFGLSLIYFLTSTFKQEERTVRDRTLLETRDEEQSIRWKIQFNLGNSSRVRDQCRNSVQGKLLITDDLGYVCERKELLANGCCNINMASTKQYNCESCLPNGCCSVYEYCVSCCLQPNKQHILERFLNRAARGFQNLFLAVEDHFELCLAKCRTSSQSVQHENTYRNPVAKYCYGENPPELLPL, translated from the exons ATGCTCAATTTATTGTCTATGGTGTGGAGAAAGATCTTACGCAAGAGATGGGTGCTGGGGGTTGTGTTTGGACTTTCTCTGATATATTTTCTCACCAGTACATTCAAGCAG gaaGAAAGAACAGTAAGAGACAGAACACTACTGGAGACACGTGATGAAGAACAAAGCATTCGCTGGAAAATTCAGTTCAATTTGGGAAACAGCAGCCGGGTCAGAGATCAGTGCCGGAATTCTGTTCAAGGAAAACTGCTTATTACAGATGACTTAG ggtaTGTCTGTGAGCGCAAAGAGCTGCTAGCAAATGGATGCTGCAATATTAACATGGCCAGCACCAAACAGTATAACTGTGAAAGCTGCCTACCCAATGGGTGCTGCAGTGTGTATGAGTACTGTGTATCTTGCTGCCTCCAGCCTAATAAG CAACATATCTTGGAGCGTTTTCTAAACCGGGCTGCTAGGGGGTTCCAGAACTTATTTCTAGCAGTAGAAGACCACTTTGAATTGTGTTTAGCCAAATGTCGAACATCCTCACAG agTGTCCAGCATGAGAATACTTACAGGAATCCAGTTGCAAAATACTGTTATGGAGAAAATCCCCCAGAACTTCTTCCTCTctga